A single genomic interval of Spinacia oleracea cultivar Varoflay chromosome 6, BTI_SOV_V1, whole genome shotgun sequence harbors:
- the LOC130463205 gene encoding uncharacterized protein produces the protein MVEASGFVRSVLPFKYLGVPICSKKISAGKCDVLVDKMTARIKMWSTRNLSYTARMQLINSVLLSLHMYWAQVYILPKSVLLDITRICRAFLWSGQAYSNRPSNIAWEKVCSPKQEGVYLKDGDWWEYQPNASASWYWRRICAARDQLKQVYSQNDLKNMTHYSVKQVYGKLTGDKPHIQWDKVVWNRLNVPKHSLLCLQGLTEWLGIQITGTSLQNVISSIKRKRFSKFRTQVWYAGVAALVYLIWKSRNQSFWEHSVPTRTMHPCQQYKLRFYFHKLPIFKNFRPKAASKGSKTVIADFVPVGIYPVENGAKLNDRLTLKQLLY, from the exons ATGGTGGAAGCTTCTGGGTTTGTTAGAAGTGTTCTGCCTTTCAAGTACCTAGGGGTACCTATTTGTTCTAAAAAGATTTCTGCAGGCAAATGTGATGTTTTGGTGGACAAAATGACAGCAAGGATTAAAATGTGGAGCACTAGGAATCTATCCTACACTGCAAGAATGCAGCTTATTAATTCAGTGCTATTGAGCTTGCATATGTATTGGGCTCAGGTTTACATTCTTCCTAAGAGTGTACTCCTTGATATTACCAGAATATGTAGGGCATTTTTATGGAGTGGACAAGCATACAGTAACAGGCCAAGTAACATAGCTTGGGAAAAGGTTTGCTCTCCTAAGCAGGAGGGTG TATATCTCAAGGATGGGGATTGGTGGGAATACCAACCTAATGCTTCTGCAAGTTGGTATTGGAGAAGAATTTGTGCAGCAAGGGATCAGTTGAAGCAAGTGTACTCTCAGAATGATCTTAAAAACATGACACACTATTCTGTGAAGCAGGTATATGGTAAGCTAACTGGTGATAAACCTCATATTCAGTGGGATAAGGTCGTTTGGAATAGATTGAATGTGCCAAAACACAG TCTGCTGTGTCTGCAAGGCCTTACTGAATGGCTTGGTATTCAGATTACGGGTACAAGCTTGCAGAATGTAATTAGTAGTATTAAAAGGAAGAGgttttctaaatttagaactCAAGTATGGTATGCAGGTGTGGCAGCTCTGGTTTATCTGATCTGGAAAAGCAGAAACCAAAGTTTCTGGGAACACTCTGTGCCAACG AGGACTATGCACCCTTGTCAACAATATAAATTGCGATTTTATTTCCATAAGTTACCGATTTTCAAGAACTTCCGCCCCAAAGCAGCCTCAAAGGGGTCTAAAACTGTTATCGCTGATTTTGTTCCAGTTGGTATCTACCCG GTTGAGAATGGTGCCAAATTGAATGATCGTTTAACACTGAAACAATTGCTATATTAA